A section of the Spirosoma pollinicola genome encodes:
- a CDS encoding nitrate reductase — protein MHQTTCCYCGVGCGIVVKQEPNGRLTVEGDKQHPSNKGMLCSKGMNLHYTVMDQSDRLLYPQMRLNRNMPMQRVSWDAALERTAAVFKTFIQKYGPDSVAFYVSGQCLTEEYYLVNKLIKGFIGSNNIDTNSRLCMSSAVVGYKLSLGEDSVPVCYDDIEDADVFLVQGANPAWCHPIIWRRIEAHKAANPHVKIICVDPRKTDTARSSDLHLPIRPGTDIVLNNAIGRLLIENGDIDVDFITNHADGFTAYREQVMQRSVEEAAEICGISAGGIRQAAEWIGRSKGFLSLWTMGLNQSVIGVNKNLALINLHLITGRIGKPGNGPFSLTGQPNAMGGRETGGLANVLPAHRDVTNATHRAEVEAFWNSPVKIASKPGLTATEMFEALADDKLKAIWIINTNPLVSMPDVNATEKALQHARFVVVQDVSNRADTVQFADVVLPAAAWLEKEGTMTNAERRIAHLPKVLDAPGEALPDSEIIWRFARKMGYADSFTYANTSEVYDEYARLTAGTNVDITGVNYALLKEKRTIQWPFRKGEGSKEEREEGTKRLFTDNKFYTPNGRAQIHAVPDENTSEPTDAGFPLVLTTGRIRDQWHTMTKTGRVAKLKQHSPQPFLQIHPDDAKARGIEEGQLVEVRGRRGEVRVKAQLTDDVRPGLCFLPMHWGKVLSDKLGENNLNRANNLTNSLVDPRSKEPDFKFSAVEVIPYAKPVEKIIIIGAGSAGLGFINSYRALKSGRVDSPTTSVNDEMHVFSKEIYPFYNRVLLPDYISGAQSWEQLVKLREDQFEEARIIVHKGVGIAHIDRKAKVVVDTDGVEHTYDKILLGTGSRAFMPKGIPRLPGIFNMRSRLDADSLMPFLNQQDPHAVIVGGGLLGLELAASLRQIDVRVTVIQRVGRFMERQLDPLASELLYLELLDRGIDIYFNEEVQTFMGTDQVAGVQLKSGKKIDCQVVVVAIGTVPNIELAREAGLTCNRGVVVNDYLQTSDPSIFAAGEVAQWNGQMWGITLAAEQQAETAARYIAGDISQPYKGSLSISILKMEGLHLCSMGMTEVPANAGPEFEEIIFIDKSKRYYKKCIVQGDKLVGAILVGDKNEFAEFRELIANGTELSEKRLQLLRASKQVDPVEGKLVCSCNTVGQGNLERAIQAGCTDFQQLCQKTGAGTGCGSCRPEVRSILEKMSERVKERQSAITGLAPLGIFALSLFHSFAL, from the coding sequence ATGCATCAAACGACCTGTTGTTATTGTGGTGTTGGCTGTGGAATTGTCGTCAAGCAGGAACCGAACGGACGATTGACCGTTGAGGGCGATAAGCAACACCCGTCCAATAAGGGAATGCTTTGCTCGAAGGGTATGAATCTGCACTATACCGTCATGGATCAGTCAGATCGGCTGTTGTACCCGCAAATGCGGCTCAACCGGAATATGCCTATGCAGCGCGTGAGTTGGGATGCCGCACTGGAGCGAACAGCCGCCGTTTTTAAAACATTTATCCAGAAATACGGCCCTGACTCGGTCGCGTTCTATGTGTCGGGACAGTGCCTCACCGAAGAATATTACCTGGTTAATAAGCTCATAAAAGGGTTTATTGGGTCGAACAACATAGATACGAACTCCCGGCTGTGTATGAGTTCGGCGGTTGTAGGCTATAAGCTATCATTGGGCGAAGATTCCGTGCCGGTCTGTTACGATGACATCGAAGATGCCGACGTTTTTCTGGTTCAGGGCGCAAACCCAGCCTGGTGCCATCCCATCATCTGGCGTCGGATTGAAGCGCACAAGGCAGCTAATCCGCATGTTAAAATTATTTGTGTCGACCCTCGTAAAACCGATACGGCCCGGTCTTCAGATCTCCATTTACCCATTCGCCCCGGCACAGACATTGTTCTGAATAACGCTATTGGCCGATTACTGATCGAGAATGGCGACATTGACGTTGACTTCATAACCAATCATGCCGACGGCTTCACGGCCTACCGCGAACAGGTCATGCAACGCTCAGTTGAGGAAGCCGCCGAAATTTGTGGAATTTCTGCCGGTGGTATTCGGCAGGCGGCCGAGTGGATTGGCCGCTCGAAAGGCTTTCTGTCGCTCTGGACAATGGGGCTGAACCAGTCGGTCATTGGCGTAAATAAAAATCTCGCGCTGATTAATCTGCACCTGATTACAGGTCGGATTGGTAAACCCGGTAATGGACCGTTCTCACTCACGGGACAGCCCAACGCAATGGGTGGTCGCGAAACGGGTGGTTTGGCCAATGTGCTGCCCGCTCACCGCGATGTAACAAATGCGACTCACCGAGCCGAAGTTGAAGCATTCTGGAACAGTCCGGTCAAAATTGCGTCGAAACCCGGCCTGACCGCTACCGAAATGTTCGAAGCGCTGGCTGATGATAAATTGAAGGCCATCTGGATTATCAATACGAATCCGCTGGTGAGTATGCCCGATGTGAATGCTACCGAAAAAGCCCTTCAACACGCTCGTTTCGTGGTCGTTCAGGATGTATCGAACCGCGCCGATACGGTGCAGTTTGCCGATGTGGTGCTTCCCGCTGCGGCCTGGCTCGAAAAAGAGGGCACCATGACCAACGCCGAACGCCGGATTGCGCACCTTCCTAAAGTTCTCGATGCCCCTGGCGAAGCCTTGCCTGATTCGGAAATCATCTGGCGATTTGCCCGGAAAATGGGTTACGCCGATTCCTTTACTTACGCAAACACTTCGGAAGTTTACGACGAATACGCCCGGCTCACCGCCGGAACAAACGTCGATATTACAGGCGTCAACTATGCGTTGCTCAAGGAAAAACGTACCATTCAGTGGCCTTTTAGAAAGGGAGAAGGGAGTAAGGAGGAAAGGGAAGAGGGGACAAAAAGACTATTTACCGATAATAAATTTTACACTCCTAATGGCCGCGCCCAAATCCATGCCGTACCCGACGAAAATACCTCTGAGCCTACCGATGCTGGCTTTCCGCTTGTCTTAACTACTGGTCGTATCCGCGACCAGTGGCACACCATGACCAAAACCGGGCGGGTAGCCAAGTTGAAACAGCACAGTCCGCAGCCGTTCCTGCAAATCCATCCCGACGATGCCAAAGCACGCGGTATCGAAGAGGGACAACTGGTTGAGGTGCGCGGACGCCGGGGAGAGGTTCGCGTAAAGGCGCAACTTACGGACGATGTACGGCCGGGACTATGCTTTCTGCCGATGCACTGGGGAAAGGTTTTGTCTGACAAATTGGGAGAAAACAACCTGAACCGGGCGAACAACCTGACTAACTCGCTCGTTGATCCCCGTTCGAAAGAGCCAGATTTTAAGTTCTCGGCGGTGGAGGTCATTCCCTATGCAAAGCCTGTTGAAAAAATTATTATTATCGGGGCCGGTTCGGCTGGTTTAGGCTTTATCAACTCGTATCGTGCCCTTAAGTCGGGGCGCGTCGACAGCCCCACGACGTCGGTCAATGACGAAATGCATGTTTTCTCAAAAGAGATCTATCCATTTTACAACCGCGTTCTGTTGCCCGACTATATCAGCGGGGCGCAGTCGTGGGAGCAGCTTGTCAAACTGCGCGAAGATCAATTCGAGGAAGCTCGCATCATCGTACATAAGGGTGTTGGCATCGCCCATATCGACCGAAAGGCTAAGGTTGTTGTCGATACGGATGGCGTTGAACACACCTACGACAAAATCTTGCTTGGAACGGGTAGCCGGGCGTTTATGCCCAAAGGAATACCCCGTTTGCCGGGCATTTTCAATATGCGTTCGCGGCTCGATGCCGATTCGCTCATGCCATTCCTTAATCAACAGGACCCCCATGCCGTCATTGTTGGTGGTGGGTTACTCGGTCTGGAACTGGCGGCTTCCCTTCGGCAAATTGACGTTCGGGTAACGGTTATTCAGCGAGTGGGCCGATTTATGGAACGTCAGCTCGACCCACTGGCCAGCGAACTGCTCTATCTGGAACTCCTCGACCGGGGTATCGACATCTATTTTAACGAAGAAGTCCAGACCTTTATGGGGACGGATCAGGTTGCGGGCGTTCAGTTAAAATCAGGTAAAAAGATTGATTGTCAGGTTGTTGTCGTTGCAATTGGTACGGTTCCTAATATCGAACTTGCCCGCGAGGCCGGTTTGACCTGCAACAGGGGCGTGGTCGTGAATGATTACCTGCAAACCTCCGATCCCAGCATTTTTGCCGCCGGCGAAGTGGCGCAGTGGAACGGCCAGATGTGGGGGATTACGCTGGCCGCCGAACAACAGGCCGAAACAGCCGCCCGTTACATCGCTGGCGATATTTCGCAACCGTACAAAGGCAGTCTGTCGATCAGTATTCTGAAAATGGAAGGCCTGCACCTGTGCAGCATGGGCATGACCGAGGTTCCAGCCAACGCCGGTCCTGAATTTGAAGAGATCATCTTTATCGACAAGTCGAAGCGGTATTACAAGAAGTGCATTGTGCAGGGCGATAAACTCGTGGGTGCCATTTTAGTCGGTGATAAGAACGAGTTTGCCGAATTCCGCGAATTGATCGCCAACGGTACCGAGCTATCCGAAAAACGACTCCAACTTCTCCGCGCCAGCAAACAGGTTGACCCCGTCGAAGGCAAGTTGGTATGTTCCTGCAACACGGTTGGACAGGGAAATCTGGAGCGGGCCATACAGGCTGGCTGTACCGATTTTCAGCAGTTATGCCAGAAAACCGGTGCCGGAACGGGCTGCGGCTCATGTAGGCCAGAAGTGCGCAGTATTTTAGAGAAAATGAGTGAAAGAGTGAAAGAGCGACAGAGCGCTATTACTGGATTAGCTCCCCTCGGCATATTCGCACTTTCACTCTTTCACTCTTTCGCTCTTTAA